The following nucleotide sequence is from Sparus aurata chromosome 22, fSpaAur1.1, whole genome shotgun sequence.
TCCCAACAAGAGATTAAAAGAAGtatgttgctgctcagtgaACTAACATTTCGTCTCCATGTCCCgtttgttattttcttattaaccAGCTCAGTTGTGGCAGCAGAGTTTCTCTTCCCGCGGGCCGGTGTTTCTCTCACTCCAgttttcttagcttagcttcctcGGCTAGTCAACCAGCGCTGTTTTATGCATACGAGGCTGAACAAAGCTTAAGTTACGGACATGTGGTGCAGAGATGAGGACGCTTTTGATGTATGTTGGTGGTAATGGGAGATAGTTACCTCTGCACTATGTTAACTATGAAAAATTAATGAATTTCTCAGTCTGAGGACGGGAACATTACTCTCCTGAAGATGGTCATGACTAGACTTCCCCTCAGCTGTCAATGCCCGTCgtatcatcttcatcatcaccaaGCTGTCTCACCTCATTCTGGATGTTGTCCTTGCTGTTGGTCAGGTCTGTCAGCCTGTTCCCGTGCGTCTGCACCGTCCTTCCCAGCCCCTTCAGAGTGTTGTTGATGGAGTCAAACGTGACCATGACCCCAGCCAGCTCTCCCTGGATGGACTTCATATCCCCTCCTAACCTCCCGTTGTGCACGCTGTGATCGTTCAGGCGCTTCTTCAGGTCGTTGATGTTGACTTTGCACTGCCCGGTgcactcctccacctcctctctgagCCGGCCCACCTCCTCCTGAAGGTTGGAGCACACCTGAGAGCAGACAGATTCTCCCGAGTCCACCTTCCTCCGCAGATCCGTCAGCTCGGCCTGGCACTTGCTGAGGCCGGTCATGGTGGAGTTGGTGAGCGAGCGTAAGTCTTCTTCTACGCTGCTGCAGACGGAACAGTCCTCAAAGTCACGGCCCAGCGTCTCCACCTCCGTGACGATCCGGTTGAAGCGCTCTCCGTTGTCCCCGGTCActtcttttatctttttgaCGTCGTCCACTAAGTTGAACACTTTGTCAAACAGCGAGTCGCCTGACACGGATAAATCTTTCAACCTGGTGTCAAACTTCTGGATCTCCTCTTCGTTGGAAACAACTCTCCACTCCAAAGTTTTCACAGTGTCATCGGTCTTGCGGCCGTTTCCGTTAGGCCAGCAGGTCTCGTTGCACATCTGTGTGAGAGACGTTAGTCTTCTGTCCAGGAAGGTCGTGATGTTCTCCACCTGACTCAGTCGCCGGCTGTGGTCCCTGACTGTATCTCCCGAGAACAGACACGTCCAGCTCGATCTTGCCGATCTTGAAGCTGTGGTCGTCCAGCCGACTGAGCACATTGTTACGCAGCAGCGTGACGTCTCTCTGGACGCTGTCCTTCACGTTGTTCCCGCTGTTCGTACACCTCTGCTCCACCTTTCTCACCGTGTTATTCACcctcttctccatctctctcagtCTGCCATTCAGCCGGTCCTCCGTCACCCTCCCCTTTCCTCCACCTGCCCCGGCGAGCTCCTTGTCCAGACGCCCTTTGATGGTGTCGCACTTGCTAGCTGTGGAGGTGACGCGGACCTCTACATCGGACAGTCTCCTCTCCAGCTCGGTGACGGTGTTGCAGCAGGCCTGGGAGCGCTGGGTCTCACTGCGGGAGATGTCCAGGCTCTGCCTCAGGTGCTGGTCCATGGAGCTGAGCAGCTTCTCCAGGGCCTGGATCCGCTCCcggtcctcctgctgctgccgcctcAGGTCCTCCACACCCGCCTACAGAACAACAGGGATGAGAAGAAGTTGTCTTGTTTGTCTACTGTTTTTATGAAGTTCGGGTTCTTGTAGGAAGGAAGAGAAAGTGTTGCTTTAATCccctcaaactgaataaaatctTTTTGGATTTGCCAGAAAATGAATTCTCACAAAGCACAtgattttttgactttttagaGATTATCTGATAAAATCTCTGCAGATTTAACGACCCAACTACCAAACAAAACATCTGATATGATAGTAAAACACTGAAAGggaacattttactgcacaACGAGCTCTGACTactactttaagtacattttgttgATAATACACACAGACTTTGTGTATTCACAGAGTGGtgtgagtacttttacttgagtaaaggatctgaatacttctgtctcctctgctctgctgtgattaacacctacagaacacaacaacaataaattaaagaacattttaatcTGAACTCTGAGCTTGTTTTGCTTCTTGCCTCACAGTGCACACTGAGGCGACAGTAAACCAGCAGAAAGTCCAAAGAAAGAAGAATGAATGTGTTAAATATGATTAAATAGTTTGTTATAATATTTGTGGCTCTGATCCGGAAGGAAGATTTGCTTCTACTCGTCTCCTTTATGTACTGTGTGACTCCTGAAGGTGAAGCGAGTGTTTAACCAACAACAGCCACAGAACTGATATCAGACTCAGAACCACAGAGACTCAGAACCACAGAGGCTCAGAACCGCAGAGGCTCAGAACCGCAGAGGCTCAGAACCGCAGAGGCTCAGAACCGCAGAGGCTCAGAACCGCAGAGACTCAGAACCACAGAGGCTCAGAACCACAGAGGCTCAGAACCACAGAGACTCAGAACCACAGAGACTCAGAACCACAGAGGCTCAGAACCACAGAGACTCAGAACCACAGAGGCTCAGAACCACAGAGGCTCAGAACCACAGAGACTCAGAACCACAGAGGCTCAGAACCACAGAGGCTCAGAACCACAGAGGCTCAGAACCACAGAGACTCAGAACCACAGAGGCTCAGAACCACAGAGGCTCAGAACCACAGACACTCAGAACCGCAGAGGCTCAGAACCGCAGAGGCTCGGGGGGGTTCGTGGTCAGCAGCAGAAAGGAGTCTTTTATGTGTCTGAGCTCTGGAGCCCACGATTGTGCTCCAACATAATTAAAACCTCAATTTATACAGAAACTCCACCGACCCTCCGGTTCCTCCAGTCAGTCGGCTGGCAGATGGTGTTCGGCCTTCATGCcagtttttctgtctttaatttTTTGCAGCgctgttttatgtttgttagTGCAGCGGTTTCTTTGAGAGTGCCGCATTCTTGAATTATCGCCTGCGTGTGGCAGATATTTTCATTCCTGCTCGCAGCAGGAATCACTTACAGAAACTCACAGaacagaataaaacatgaacattttaacAGCTGCAGAAATCACACAGGGAGACGTTCAAAAGCGCTGTGACAACGTCCGAGGAACGTTTGTGTCTGAGGCTCGGAGACTGTCACACGTTGAGCCTCACCTGGCAGGCGGAGCAGGACAGAGTCACTCGTCTCTCCAGCTCCGTCAGGATCTCCTCCTTCAGGCTGTGCAGCTGGTTTCCTCCGGTTCCGCCTCCTTTGGCCACTCCGTCCAGCTCGTTGCCGCCTCCGTTCACCAGGTGGTTGTTGATGGTGAGCAGCGTCTGGTCATGGACCTGAGAAAACACATGTCCACGTTAATGCTCTCCTCTCTAGATAACGACGGGTGCAGTCAGAGAAACAGACGCTGCGTACCTGCGTCCTGTTGTACAGATGGTCCAGCTTCGTCTGGATGCTGTTGATGGTTTCCTTCATGTGTGGCTGAGCTGAATCAGCAGGGACGACCGCTCCGTTCAGACCCGGCCTGCACAGAAGATAAGGAAAGGTTTACTAACCACGCTGCTGAATctgagaatatatatatataacatgcAGGAAAGGAAGATTTAGTCTGAATTCATCTGATTCTGCTGGAGCGCAGCCAGACGACCCTGTCAGTGTATTTACACGGCATCCCATGATGCTCTTGTTGCGTTTGAGCTATTTATACGTCGCTGCCCCACGCAGACCTCCGTATACATGCTAATAAACAAACGTGTCTCAATGACTTCCCACAATAAACATGAAATCATACACAGTGTAATATACATTCCACAGTGAGGCCAGCACATGGAAGTTTCCTGAATGTGCACAGGATTTCTGGTGTGCAGGTGAATGCACTCGATCACTTGGAGGACGATTTGAACGCAACATTCACGTACAGCCTCTGGTTGATGCCGTGGATGGTGGTCTGCATGCTGTGGAGGTCTTTGGTCAGACCGCGGATGGTTTCCTCCAGCTGTCGGATCTTCTCGGTGTCGCCTGGAGACAAAAGAACGATTAACAGACGATACGGAAGAAGTAACGGGAGGTGTGGAAGCTTTAAATATACAGATGTGGAGGTTTTAGAAATACTACATGTCAAATTCATGCATCTGTAGCTGCCgtttgctagttagcttagttagccgtgcagtGAGCGATGCTATATCCTGTGAAGAACAGAGGAGTGTCGTGTCCTCTCACCGTCTCTGCTGTCTCCTCGCTGGCCGCCGCCTGTGTTGTGGCCCGTCTGCGTGACGCGGGGCCGCCCTCCGTTCACCTGGGTGTCCGTGGCGACCTTCGGCCCGTCGTGGCAGTCTTCTCCAGAGTAGCCGTGGCAACACTTCCACTCCATCTCTGTCACCATCTTGTAAGCCACCTTGTACCTCGGCCTCCTGTAGGTCCGGTAGCTGAggaagacacagaaatacagaagaaTAAAGTGATAAACAGCCGTGTACTCCAACAGTCAGCACTGTCATGCTGCTTTCCACCAGAATTAGCATGTCTGCACACTTCCTGCAGGCGAGGCAGCTCCACAGAAGATGAACCATTACCCATCATCCTTAGCTGTACTGCTATttaacaaatgttagcatgtaaGCATCTAAACAAAGGTTGTGGACATGGTGAACATGTTAGCTAAACACCATTATGAGCACGTCAGCATGCTGAtattacaaacacattcagctcAAAGTAGAGCTGCACAACTGACCAAAGTATTATAGAAACCGAGACAAAAGTGACATCTAAATTGTAGaagttgcatttttattttgttaataaagGTAAAGTATGTGGCAGCATCATAATGAAGCGCTGTAGAGCTGCACAGACATCCTGGACTGTGAATAATGTTCcacaaatgtaagaaaacatgttgttcAGGGAAAATATCAGTAAAAATAAATCCAATAGGAGGTTCTTTAACTGAAGTGTGCAACCTGGGACAAAACGTTAGCAGACTAACTTTGGATATAAGTAA
It contains:
- the LOC115574283 gene encoding LOW QUALITY PROTEIN: EMILIN-1 (The sequence of the model RefSeq protein was modified relative to this genomic sequence to represent the inferred CDS: deleted 1 base in 1 codon) yields the protein METLFYLLAFTLARFCSGLGYSESSIQAGQRAASRHRNWCAYVVTRTVSCVMEDGVETYIKPDYQRCTWGQCPRVAYRTYRRPRYKVAYKMVTEMEWKCCHGYSGEDCHDGPKVATDTQVNGGRPRVTQTGHNTGGGQRGDSRDGDTEKIRQLEETIRGLTKDLHSMQTTIHGINQRLPGLNGAVVPADSAQPHMKETINSIQTKLDHLYNRTQVHDQTLLTINNHLVNGGGNELDGVAKGGGTGGNQLHSLKEEILTELERRVTLSCSACQAGVEDLRRQQQEDRERIQALEKLLSSMDQHLRQSLDISRSETQRSQACCNTVTELERRLSDVEVRVTSTASKCDTIKGRLDKELAGAGGGKGRVTEDRLNGRLREMEKRVNNTVRKVEQRCTNSGNNVKDSVQRDVTLLRNNVLSRLDDHSFKIGKIELDVSVLGDTVRDHSRRLSQVENITTFLDRRLTSLTQMCNETCWPNGNGRKTDDTVKTLEWRVVSNEEEIQKFDTRLKDLSVSGDSLFDKVFNLVDDVKKIKEVTGDNGERFNRIVTEVETLGRDFEDCSVCSSVEEDLRSLTNSTMTGLSKCQAELTDLRRKVDSGESVCSQVCSNLQEEVGRLREEVEECTGQCKVNINDLKKRLNDHSVHNGRLGGDMKSIQGELAGVMVTFDSINNTLKGLGRTVQTHGNRLTDLTNSKDNIQNEVDDLQKELTDHVDDSKIRFGGVNKEIQIIRSNIVTEVGECRRSSDGLDRRLSKLEGLCGRFDSVSDSLERIKEGLNRHVSGLWSCVNGLNVTVTSQGDLIHDIQTVQLENVHSDIRSLNSSIVDLATEFYSFTEGDFMGPPGLPGPRGERGERGSEGPVGPPGRLGLPGREGRQGPAGPPGLRGEQGAAGSDAHVPRLSFSAALTRPMRSAGTIKFNKLFVNENDVYNPQTGYFTAPVSGKYFFSGILTGHKNIKIEAVLSKSNTGVARVDSAGYQPEGLEKPMAEAKQIPGALAVFNIILSMEKGDTVCIDLVTGKLAYSSEPLTIFSGMLLYETI